Proteins encoded by one window of Blautia luti:
- the nifS gene encoding cysteine desulfurase NifS, whose translation MGKMIYLDNAATTKTAPEVVQAMLPYFSEFYGNPSSIYDFAGKSKEAVTKGREQIAEVLGAKKEEIYFTAGGSESDNWALKATFEAYKSKGNHIITTKIEHHAILHTCEYLEKRGAKITYVDVDENGIVKLDELEKAITPETILISVMFANNEIGSIQPIKEIGRIAKEHGVLFHTDAVQAFCQVPINVDECNIDMLSSSGHKINGPKGIGFLYIRKGVKIRSFVHGGAQERKRRAGTENVPGIVGYGVAAARANASMKERTEKEIVIRDHLIQRIEAEIPYVKVNGDRVKRLPNNVNVSFQFVEGESLLLMLDNYGICASSGSACTSGSLDPSHVLLAIGLPHEIAHGSLRMTLSEETTMEDVDFVVDRLKEIVAHLRSMSPLYEDFMKKQK comes from the coding sequence ATGGGAAAAATGATTTATCTGGACAATGCAGCAACAACTAAAACAGCACCGGAGGTTGTCCAGGCTATGCTGCCATATTTTTCGGAATTTTATGGCAACCCGTCTAGTATTTATGATTTTGCAGGTAAGAGCAAAGAAGCAGTTACTAAGGGAAGAGAGCAGATTGCTGAAGTCCTTGGCGCCAAGAAAGAGGAAATTTATTTTACAGCAGGTGGCTCCGAGTCTGATAACTGGGCTCTGAAAGCCACTTTTGAAGCATATAAATCAAAAGGAAACCACATCATCACAACGAAGATAGAGCATCATGCAATTCTTCATACATGCGAATATCTGGAGAAACGCGGTGCGAAGATCACATACGTAGATGTAGATGAGAATGGTATTGTGAAACTGGATGAACTTGAGAAAGCCATCACACCGGAGACAATCCTGATCTCCGTAATGTTTGCAAACAATGAGATTGGATCTATCCAGCCGATCAAAGAAATTGGACGTATTGCGAAAGAGCACGGTGTTCTTTTCCACACAGATGCTGTTCAGGCTTTCTGTCAGGTCCCGATCAATGTAGATGAGTGCAATATCGATATGTTAAGCTCCAGTGGACATAAGATCAACGGACCGAAAGGAATCGGTTTCCTCTACATCCGTAAAGGTGTTAAGATCCGTTCCTTCGTACATGGCGGTGCACAGGAGCGTAAACGTCGTGCAGGTACAGAAAACGTACCGGGAATCGTCGGATACGGCGTAGCAGCAGCACGTGCAAATGCTTCCATGAAAGAACGTACAGAGAAAGAAATCGTTATCAGGGATCATCTCATCCAGAGGATCGAAGCAGAGATTCCTTATGTAAAGGTAAACGGTGACCGTGTAAAACGTCTTCCGAACAACGTAAATGTCAGCTTCCAGTTCGTAGAAGGTGAGTCATTGCTGCTTATGCTTGATAACTATGGAATCTGTGCATCCAGTGGATCTGCTTGTACATCAGGTTCTCTTGATCCGTCTCATGTGCTTCTGGCAATCGGCCTGCCTCATGAGATCGCACATGGTTCTCTGCGTATGACACTCAGCGAAGAGACAACAATGGAAGATGTGGACTTCGTAGTAGACAGACTGAAAGAAATCGTGGCACACTTAAGAAGCATGTCTCCATTATATGAAGACTTCATGAAAAAACAGAAATAA
- the gap gene encoding type I glyceraldehyde-3-phosphate dehydrogenase, which translates to MAVKVAINGFGRIGRLAFRQMFGAEGFEIVAINDLTSPKMLAHLLKYDSTQGKYALADTVTAGEDSITVDGKEIKIYAKANAAELPWGEIGVDVVLECTGFYTSKDKAQAHIDAGAKHVIISAPAGNDLKTIVYNVNHETLTKEDHIISAASCTTNCLAPMAKALNDLAAIKSGIMCTIHAYTGDQMTLDGPQRKGDLRRSRAAAVNIVPNSTGAAKAIGLVIPELNGKLIGSAQRVPTPTGSTTILTAVVEGNVTKEQINAAMKAASNESFGYNEDEIVSSDIVGMRFGSLFDATQTMVLPLENGTTEVQVVSWYDNENSYTSQMVRTIKHFGKLLNA; encoded by the coding sequence ATGGCAGTAAAAGTTGCAATCAATGGTTTTGGACGTATTGGACGTCTTGCATTCCGTCAGATGTTTGGAGCAGAAGGATTTGAAATCGTAGCAATCAACGATTTAACATCTCCTAAAATGCTTGCTCACTTATTAAAATATGATTCAACACAGGGAAAATATGCTCTTGCAGACACAGTAACAGCAGGAGAAGATTCCATCACAGTTGACGGAAAAGAAATCAAAATTTACGCAAAAGCTAACGCTGCTGAACTTCCATGGGGAGAAATCGGTGTAGACGTAGTTCTTGAGTGTACAGGATTCTATACATCCAAAGACAAAGCTCAGGCTCATATCGATGCAGGTGCTAAACACGTTATCATTTCCGCTCCGGCTGGAAACGACCTTAAGACAATCGTTTACAATGTAAACCATGAAACTCTTACAAAAGAAGACCACATCATCTCCGCAGCTTCTTGTACAACAAACTGCTTAGCTCCAATGGCTAAAGCATTAAATGACCTTGCTGCAATCAAATCTGGTATCATGTGCACAATCCATGCTTACACAGGCGATCAGATGACACTTGATGGACCACAGAGAAAAGGTGATTTAAGAAGATCCCGTGCAGCTGCAGTTAACATCGTTCCTAACAGCACAGGTGCTGCTAAAGCTATCGGTCTTGTTATCCCGGAACTGAACGGCAAATTAATCGGATCTGCTCAGCGTGTTCCTACCCCAACAGGTTCTACAACAATCTTAACAGCAGTTGTTGAAGGAAACGTAACAAAAGAACAGATCAACGCAGCTATGAAAGCAGCTTCTAATGAATCCTTCGGATACAACGAAGATGAAATCGTATCCAGCGATATCGTTGGTATGAGATTTGGTTCTCTGTTCGATGCTACTCAGACAATGGTTCTTCCACTTGAGAATGGCACAACAGAAGTACAGGTAGTTTCCTGGTATGACAACGAAAACTCCTACACAAGCCAGATGGTTCGTACAATCAAACATTTTGGTAAACTGCTGAACGCTTAA
- a CDS encoding histidinol-phosphatase HisJ family protein: MNRRILWDCHMHSSFSADSPTPMEDMIRQAVFLGLQGITFTEHLDPDYPATPDGLDFSLDIPSYQEKLFQLQDTYKDKIQIRFGIELGLQMHLADYFHSLMQEFPFDFAIGSSHLVHGFDPYYPEFFQGRKESRCYMEYFESILENLSCCKDFDVYGHIDYIVRYGSNKNREYSYGRYKDILDEILKKLISMGKGIELNTGGYHYGLGEPNPCVGIIRRYRELGGEIITIGADAHTPDKAAYAFDRAEAVLDRCGFRYYTVFKEHKPEFLPL; the protein is encoded by the coding sequence ATGAACAGACGTATCTTGTGGGACTGCCATATGCACTCCTCTTTTTCTGCCGATTCTCCCACTCCCATGGAAGATATGATCCGGCAGGCAGTTTTCCTCGGACTCCAGGGAATCACGTTTACAGAGCATCTTGATCCTGACTACCCTGCCACTCCTGACGGTCTGGACTTCTCGCTGGATATTCCCTCTTATCAGGAAAAGCTTTTTCAGCTTCAGGATACATATAAAGATAAAATCCAGATACGCTTCGGCATAGAACTTGGCCTGCAGATGCATTTAGCCGACTATTTTCATTCGCTTATGCAGGAATTTCCTTTTGATTTTGCCATTGGCTCTTCTCATCTGGTCCACGGTTTCGACCCTTATTATCCGGAATTTTTCCAGGGACGTAAGGAATCGCGTTGCTACATGGAATACTTTGAATCCATCCTGGAAAACCTTTCCTGCTGCAAAGATTTCGATGTATATGGTCACATTGACTATATTGTAAGATACGGTTCAAATAAAAACCGCGAATATTCTTACGGCCGCTACAAAGACATTCTGGACGAAATCCTGAAAAAGCTTATCTCCATGGGAAAAGGAATCGAGCTGAATACCGGCGGCTACCATTATGGTCTGGGAGAGCCCAATCCCTGCGTGGGAATTATCCGAAGATACAGGGAACTTGGGGGAGAGATCATCACCATCGGTGCTGATGCACACACACCTGACAAAGCAGCCTATGCATTTGACAGGGCAGAAGCGGTTCTTGACCGCTGTGGATTCCGCTATTATACAGTGTTTAAAGAACATAAGCCTGAATTTCTGCCTCTTTGA
- the nifU gene encoding Fe-S cluster assembly scaffold protein NifU, with translation MAYSEKVMDHFQHPRNVGEIENASGVGTVGNAKCGDIMRIFLDIDDETHIIKDCKFKTFGCGAAVATSSMATEMVMGKTIEEAMEVTNKAVMEALDGLPPVKVHCSLLAEEAIHAALWDYAQKHHIEIKGLKKPKSDIHEGEEAEEEEY, from the coding sequence ATGGCTTACAGTGAGAAAGTAATGGATCATTTTCAGCATCCACGTAATGTTGGAGAAATAGAGAACGCAAGCGGCGTAGGTACAGTAGGAAATGCAAAATGCGGTGATATCATGAGAATCTTCCTTGATATTGACGATGAAACACATATCATCAAAGACTGCAAATTTAAAACATTCGGCTGTGGCGCAGCAGTTGCAACAAGCAGCATGGCAACAGAGATGGTAATGGGAAAAACAATCGAAGAAGCTATGGAAGTTACAAATAAAGCAGTTATGGAAGCACTTGACGGACTTCCGCCAGTGAAAGTTCACTGTTCCCTGCTTGCAGAAGAGGCAATCCATGCAGCTTTATGGGATTATGCCCAGAAACATCATATTGAGATCAAGGGTCTTAAGAAACCGAAGTCTGATATCCATGAAGGAGAAGAGGCTGAAGAGGAAGAATATTAA
- a CDS encoding cation-translocating P-type ATPase: MTGLTNEQVQERIAEGKVNANENPNTRTYKQIIRENTLTFFNFLNLVLLVLVLFVRSYKNSMFMGIILINTVIGIIQEVRAKKTIDKLAILTESKTVVLREGKKWNISTEKLVIDDLIFLKTGDQVPADVKILEGSVEVNESLLTGESDNLAKNPGDELFSGSFVTSGEACCQVIHVGKDNYASQITSEAKEFKRHNSELRNSLNAILKVISIIIVPLGAMLFYKQYYIVGDTLKDSVVNMVAAVLGMIPEGLVLLTSVALTLGSMVLATKKTLVQELYCIETLARVDTLCLDKTGTITEGTMKVEDVQLYESGQDSGEKTIDTDAETEAGSDSMEDATSEADKKKLQEMEHIMENLMSVLHDQNATADALRKRFPAKSDLKLVHAIPFSSDRKYSGAVFEEKGTYLIGAAQFLFPEGNEELLAHCSTYAEEGFRILILAHSDEETESTKLPAGLEPVGLFLITDVIREEAPDTLAFFDSQGVDLKVISGDDPVTVSAIAKKAGLKNADHYIDATTITTPEEMQRAVAECSVFGRVTPQQKKQMVQALQAQKHTVAMTGDGVNDVLALKEADCSIAMAAGSDAAKNIANVVLLDSNFGAMPHIVNQGRRVVNNIRSAASMFLIKTIFSVLLSLITIFFGDAYPFEPIQMSLISACAVGIPTFLLTQENNYDKIDHTFLRHVFMNAFPAAVTITGCVFTIMLVCQNVYHSNTMLNTACVLVTGWNYMAALRTVYSPLNTYRKVIIYGMQFVFFGGAVILQNLLTLGSLEFGMIILVFLLMTFSPVVIEAITSWIRKGYEKSLDKDEEDMGVIGKFLKRVQK, translated from the coding sequence ATGACAGGACTTACAAATGAACAGGTACAGGAAAGAATTGCAGAAGGTAAAGTCAATGCCAACGAAAATCCTAATACCAGAACCTATAAGCAGATCATCAGGGAGAATACGCTTACATTCTTCAATTTCCTGAACCTGGTGCTGCTGGTTCTGGTACTTTTTGTACGTTCCTACAAGAATTCCATGTTTATGGGGATCATTCTGATCAACACGGTGATCGGAATCATTCAGGAAGTACGTGCCAAAAAGACCATTGATAAGCTGGCAATCCTTACAGAAAGCAAAACCGTTGTACTGCGCGAAGGCAAAAAATGGAACATTTCAACAGAGAAACTGGTAATAGATGATCTGATCTTTCTGAAAACAGGAGATCAGGTTCCGGCTGATGTGAAGATCCTGGAAGGATCTGTGGAGGTGAATGAATCTCTTCTGACAGGAGAGTCAGATAATCTGGCAAAGAATCCAGGGGATGAACTTTTTTCCGGCAGTTTCGTGACATCGGGAGAAGCCTGTTGTCAGGTGATCCATGTGGGAAAAGATAACTATGCTTCCCAGATCACCAGTGAGGCCAAAGAATTTAAACGTCATAATTCAGAACTCCGTAATTCTCTGAATGCGATTCTGAAGGTGATCAGCATTATCATTGTACCTCTTGGTGCAATGCTCTTTTATAAACAGTATTATATTGTCGGGGATACGTTAAAGGATTCCGTAGTAAATATGGTTGCTGCAGTTCTGGGCATGATTCCTGAAGGCCTGGTGCTTTTGACCAGTGTGGCATTAACACTGGGTTCCATGGTTCTGGCAACCAAGAAGACGCTGGTGCAGGAACTTTATTGCATTGAGACGCTGGCTCGGGTTGATACACTTTGTCTGGATAAAACAGGCACTATCACAGAGGGAACCATGAAAGTGGAAGATGTGCAGCTGTATGAAAGTGGACAGGATTCCGGAGAGAAAACTATTGATACAGATGCAGAAACAGAAGCCGGATCTGACAGCATGGAAGATGCCACATCAGAAGCTGATAAAAAGAAGCTGCAGGAGATGGAACATATTATGGAAAATCTGATGTCAGTTCTCCATGACCAGAATGCGACGGCAGATGCTTTGCGAAAACGCTTTCCGGCCAAATCAGACCTGAAGCTGGTTCATGCCATACCATTTTCCTCAGACCGGAAATACAGCGGTGCTGTGTTTGAAGAAAAGGGTACTTATCTGATAGGAGCTGCGCAGTTCCTTTTTCCGGAAGGAAATGAAGAACTTCTTGCGCATTGCAGCACTTATGCAGAAGAAGGTTTTCGTATTCTGATCCTGGCACACAGTGATGAGGAAACAGAAAGCACAAAACTTCCGGCAGGGCTGGAACCTGTGGGACTGTTTCTGATCACAGATGTGATTCGGGAGGAAGCACCGGATACGCTGGCGTTTTTTGACAGTCAGGGTGTTGATCTGAAAGTGATTTCCGGAGATGATCCTGTAACAGTTTCTGCCATTGCGAAGAAAGCAGGACTGAAGAATGCGGATCATTATATTGATGCAACAACCATTACGACACCGGAAGAAATGCAGCGGGCAGTGGCAGAGTGCAGTGTATTCGGCAGAGTAACACCACAGCAGAAGAAACAGATGGTACAGGCACTGCAGGCACAGAAACATACAGTTGCCATGACCGGTGATGGCGTAAATGATGTACTTGCCTTAAAGGAAGCAGACTGCAGTATTGCCATGGCAGCCGGAAGTGATGCAGCCAAGAACATTGCCAATGTGGTACTGCTGGATTCCAATTTTGGGGCAATGCCTCATATTGTAAATCAGGGCCGCCGCGTAGTGAATAACATTCGAAGTGCAGCATCCATGTTCCTGATCAAGACGATCTTTTCCGTTCTTTTGTCATTGATCACGATCTTTTTCGGAGATGCCTATCCCTTTGAGCCGATCCAGATGTCTCTGATCAGTGCATGTGCGGTAGGGATTCCTACATTTCTGCTGACACAGGAGAATAATTACGATAAGATTGACCATACATTCCTGAGACATGTGTTTATGAATGCATTTCCGGCGGCAGTTACCATCACAGGATGCGTATTTACCATTATGCTCGTATGTCAGAATGTATATCATTCCAATACGATGCTGAATACAGCCTGTGTGCTGGTAACCGGCTGGAATTATATGGCGGCACTGAGAACCGTATATTCTCCGCTGAACACCTATCGTAAAGTGATCATTTACGGAATGCAGTTTGTATTTTTTGGTGGAGCGGTAATTCTGCAAAATCTTCTTACGTTAGGTTCTCTGGAGTTCGGAATGATCATTCTGGTATTCCTGCTGATGACATTTTCACCTGTAGTGATCGAGGCGATTACAAGCTGGATCCGCAAAGGATATGAGAAATCTCTGGATAAAGACGAAGAAGACATGGGAGTTATTGGAAAATTTCTTAAAAGAGTCCAGAAATAA